Within Paenibacillus sp. RUD330, the genomic segment TGCGCTGCGGCGCGGTCTCATACCTCATCTTGGTGTAGTCGAACAGATCGTTGATCAGCACGTGGAGCCGCTTGGACTTCTCGTAAGCGATGCTGACATAATGGCGCAGCTCGACTTCATCCCTGCACCGGTCCTGCTGGATCAGCCCGAGGTACCCGATGATGGAGGTCAGCGGCGTGCGCAGGTCATGGGAGACATTCGTGATGAGCTCGCTCTTGGTCTGCTCCGCCCTGCGCTCCTCGTCCAGCGACAACTGCAGCTTGTGGACGAGATAGTTGATGTAGGAAGCGAGATCTCCCAGCTCGTTCTTCTGCCGGACGGGAACCTTGTAGCCGAAATGCCCGTCGGCGATATAGCGGACGCTGCGGCTGACGTCGCGGAAATACCGGAACTGCCTCTGCTGCAGCAGCAGCAAATAAACGAGGAACAGGATCAGGGCCAGAATGACGAGCGTGAAATCCCCCAGCTGGTCGATCATCAGATGGGCGAAGGAGCGCAGCGACGGGAACGTCACCGCCAGCCTCTCGGCGGCGATGACCATGAGCGCGGAGGTGATGACCGCCAGCGCCGCGCTCGCCGCCAGATGAACGAGCAGGCGGACCGTCATGTCCTTGACGATAGTGTCATCCTTCAATTTTGTAGCCTACCCCCCATACGGTCACGATGAACTTGTCTCCGGTTTCCTGCTCGAGCTTGTCCCTCAGCTTGCTGATATGGACCATCACCGTATTGTTGGACTCGTAGAACTTCTCTTTCCATACTTGCTGGAAGATGTCCTCCGCGCTGAATACCCGCCCCGGATGCGAGGCGAGCAGATGAAGAATGGCGAACTCTGTGCTCGTCAGATGCATCTGCCTGCCGTCCGCGCGCAGGACGACGGCATGGGTGCTCTTGTCGATGCGCAGCGGCCCGAGATCGACCGCCTCCTCCGCATCCGCGCCTCCGGCCTGCGAGGACTTGGGATATTGATAGGCCCGCCTAAGCAGGGATTTCACCCTTGCGACCAGCTCCAGCGGGTTGAACGGCTTGACCATGTAGTCGTCCGCTCCCGTCATGAGTCCCATGATCTTGTCCATGTCCTCGGCCTTGGCGCTCAGCATGAGGATCGGAACGGGAACCTCGTGGTCCTTGCGGATTCTGCGGCACACCTCGAGGCCGCTCAGCTTCGGCATCATGATATCGAGAACGACCAGATGGTAGGACCCGTCCGCAAGCAGCGCGAGCGCTTCCTCGCCGTCATGGGCGGTCGCCGTCTGGTAGCCTTCATTGGATAGATAAATTTGGATCAATTCCGCAATCTCGCGGTCGTCGTCGACGATCAGCAGCTTTTTCACAACCGATACCACCCCTTACAGCCACTATACCGCAGAGCCGGGCGGCTTGAAAGGCATGGCGGCCAATCGTCAGACAGGTTTAAGCTTTCCTTTAGGTTTCCTTTAACATGCAGCAGAAAGACCCCGCTCCTGCGCCATGCAGGGACGGGGTTCTCCATACGGCCGCGGATAGGCGGAAGGCGATCAGCTCTTGTCGCTGGCAGCCTTGTCCGTAATGTTGATCAGATTCTGATCCGGGTTGTACCAGCAATAGGCTCCGAGCGACTCCGATACAAATCGCAGCGGCACCATCGTCGCGCCGCTCAGGTTGCGCGCCGGCACGTCCAGCTCGACCTTGTTGCCATTGATGGAGGCCGCCGTCTTGTTGACGGTCAGCTCGATTGTGGTCGTCCCTTTCGTCGCCTTGATGCTCTGGTCGAACTGGTTCCAGTCCACCTGGGCTCCCATCGCTTCGAACACGCCGCGGAGCGGGACGAGGGTTCTGCCTTTCTCGATGACCGGATCATGGTTCATGTCGTACGACGTTCCGTTGATGATGATCCGCGGAAGCTCCTTGGCGGCATCGGCTTGAACGGGAGCCAGCAGTCCCGCTCCGGCAATAAGCGCGGCCGCTGCGACTGCGGCGGCTGGCTTCAGCTTGCGGAATCCTGGGGATGCAGGACGGGCGAAGAAACGGTGAATGGGACTCATGGATGGGTTTGCCTCCTTTGGCAATGGACGGAATGAACGGCTCTGATTGTTATTAAACCGCTTTCGGCCGGAAAAAACGGCGAAACGTCTTCATTTTGCGACCGCATCATCGAAGCGAAGCATCAATGCGGCAATCTGTAGTCAAGCCTTCCCCACTATGGTAGAATCATAGAATGACGTTATACCTGGGAGGGACAGACATGGCACCGAAGAAAATGCGTTCCGATATGATCAAGAAGGGCTTCGACCGCGCCCCGCACCGCAGCCTGCTGCGCGCTGCCGGCGTCAAGGAAGAAGATTTCGACAAGCCGTTCATCGCCGTCTGCAATTCATACATCGATATTATTCCGGGCCACGTGCATCTCCAGGAGTTCGGCAAAGTCGTCAAGGAAGCGATCCGCGAAGCCGGCGGCGTGCCGTTCGAGTTCAACACGATCGGCGTCGACGACGGCATCGCGATGGGCCACATCGGCATGCGCTACTCGCTCGCCAGCCGCGAGATCATCGCCGACTCCGTCGAGACGGTCGTCAACGCGCACTGGTTCGACGGCATGGTATGCATCCCTAACTGCGACAAGATCACCCCCGGCATGATGATGGGCATGCTGCGCGTCAACATCCCGTCCATCATGGTCAGCGGCGGTCCGATGAAGGCCGGCCGCACCAGCGACGGACGCGCGATCTCCCTGACGAGCGTATTCGAGGGCGTCGGCCAGTTCATGGCCGGCAAGATCGACGAGGTCGGCCTGACCGAGCTGGAGCAGTTCGGCTGTCCGACATGCGGCTCCTGTTCCGGCATGTTCACGGCCAACTCCATGAACTGCCTCGCCGAGGCGCTCGGACTCGCTCTTCCGGGCAACGGCTCCATTCTAGCCGTCTCGCCGGAGCGCAAGGATTTCGTCCGCGAATCCGCCCGCCAGCTCATGAAGCTGATCGAGCTCGATCTGCGTCCGCGCGATATCGTGACCGCCGAGGCCATCGACAACGCCTTCGCGCTGGACATGGCCATGGGCGGCTCCACGAACACCGTTCTGCATACGCTCGCCATCGCCCATGAAGCCGGCATCGACTACCCGATCGCCCGCATCAACGAAGTCGCCAACCGTGTGCCGCATCTGTCCAAGCTGGCCCCTGCCTCCGACCTCCACATGGAGGATGTGCATGATGCCGGCGGCGTAAGCGCCGTTCTGAACGAGCTGCTCAGGAAAGAAGGCGCGCTCCATACGGAATGCATGACCGTCACCGGCAAGACGATCCGCGAGAACGTCGAGAATACGGAAGTGAAGCGCCGCGACGTCGTCCGGCCTATCGAGGATCCGCATTCCGAGCGCGGCGGCCTGGCCGTCCTCTTCGGCAACCTGGCGCCGGACGGCGCGATCATCAAGGTCGGCGCCGTAGACAAATCCGTCGGCGGCTACCACCGCGGACCGGCCATCTGCTTCGACTCCCAGGACGCGGTTCTGGAAGGTCTCAGCAAGGGTCTCGTCAAGGAAGGCCATGTCGTCGTCATCCGCTACGAAGGACCGAAGGGCGGTCCCGGCATGCCGGAAATGCTCGCCCCCACCTCCCAGATCGTGGGCATGGGACTCGGTGCCAAGGTCGGCCTGATCACCGACGGCCGCTTCTCCGGCGCATCGCGCGGCATCAGCATCGGCCATATCTCGCCTGAGGCAGCCGACGGCGGCCCATTGGCCTTCGTCAACGACGGCGACATCATCGAGCTGGACATGAACAACCGGACGATCCAGCTGGAGATCAGCGACGAGGAAATGGCCAAGCGGCGTGCGGAATGGACCGGCTTCGAGCCGAAGATCAAGCGCGGCTACCTGGCCCGCTACTCCCATCTCGTCACTTCCGCCAGCACCGGCGGCGTCATGAGAATCTGATTCACGCCATAACCGAACAATCCCCCTGCGCTTGCCGCAGGGGGATTGTTTTTCGTTCGGCTTCCATGGTTCACATCAAGCCTTCAGGCCTCCGGCCATGACCATCGTTCCGCGCGGCGCGGTGCCGAACGCATCCGGCTCCAGTGTGATCGCCACCTGATCGAAGGAATCCGGCTTGAACGTGAACGTAATGGCGCCGGAGCCGTTCACCGGCTTGAACGTGCCGGCATTCACGGGCTTGTCGCCCTTGATGAGCCATACCTGGAAAGCCTGGCTGTCCTTAAGCGCGGGAAGCTTGCTGGCCTGCACGATCAAGTGCGTGCCCTTGGCATCCACGACGATATATGCCTGCCCTTTGGCGACCATATTTTTGACGGGCTTGAGCGAGATGATCTGGCTTACGGCCGCGTCGGCCGACGGCTTCATCACTTCCTGCAGCTCCGACTGGGCCTGCACCAGATTCTGCCTGGCCGCCTCGAGCTCGCCCGAGAGCAGTTCATTCCTTTTGCCGAGGCTGTCCATGCGCTGGGCGAGGGTGCCGCACACAAGCAGCATGACCGCTGCCGCTCCGGCCAGAAGCGCCACCAGACGAGGCCTGCGTCCGCCGGCTGCAGCAGTCCTTCTGCCGCTTCCGTCGCTCGAAGTCCAGGCTGTCGATCCTGCGTCCGCGCTTCGCTTGGTCGCGGAACCCGCTTCTGTCCGCCGGCTCCCGGAAGCAGCTGCCTCGGGGAGATCCACCTTCGCCCGAGCGGCAGCGGCTTCCCTTCTCAAGCCCGGCTCCTGAGCGTCGCTCCGGCCGAGCACCGCTCCCAGCACTCGTTTCTTCATTCCCTCGGGAGGATCGACCGGATCGACCGCCAGCGGCAGCAGATTCATCAGCTTCCGCAGCTCCTGCAGCTCCGCGCCGCATTCAGCGCACTGCTCCAGATGCTCTTCGAATGCGGCGCGCTCAGCGGCGTCAAGCGCTCCTGCGGCGTACAGCTCCACATTGTCGCATTCCGCGTTTTTGCCATGCGGCTGATTGGGCTGGCTTGTCATGATCGAACCCCCTCTCTCCAGACTTCCCCGAGACTTTTGCGCAGCTGCCTGAGCGCCAGCCGGACCCGGCTTTTGACTGTGCCCAGCGGAATATGATGCAGCTCGGATATTTCCTGCTGCGTGTATCCCCCGTAATAAACCCATTCCAGCACCCGCTTCTGCTCCTCGTTAAGCTCCGCCAGAGCTTCCTTCACATGCTCCGCCATGAGCCTGTCCATCGCAGCCTGCTCCGTCGTCTCCGGGTCCTTGACCCCCTGCCAGTCCTCCTCGGATCCCGAAGCCGCCGGACGGCGGTCGCGCTTGCGGATCCAGTCGATGGAGAGGTTGCGCGCGAGCGTGAACATCCATGTGCTCACTTTGCCTGTGCGCCGGTTCAGGTCAAACGATTCGGCATGATTCCATACTTTGAAAAAAAGCTCCTGCACGATTTCCTCCGACGCCATGACGTCTCCGACGATGCGGTAGACAAAGGCGTAGACGGGCCGCTCATATCGATCATACAGCTGCTCGAGAGCATCGCTGTCCTTCGCCGCTATCCGTTGGAGGAGCTGCTCCTCCCAAGCCGTTTCGCTCATTGTTTCCTCTCCTTCCCGCTTCTCCCATCATAGCCTTTCCCGCCCGAAAGTCCAGTGGATTTCCGGACACAAAAAAGACTGCTTCACGGAGAGCGGCGCTCCGAAAAGCAGTCTTGCCTCATCTGATGCGCCGAGCTTCAGGAAGCGCTGGGGCTTCCGCTTGCGATCGGTTCGACCGAGGCTCCCGACTCGGCAGCCGGAACAGCTCCGGAGCCCTTCGGCTGCCTGGCCGCTTCCCGGCCGTCCGCATCTCGTGAAGCGGACGGCGTCCGGGCTGCATGCCGCAGTATATCCTCGCGCGACATCAGCAGCATGCGGGGAGTCATCGGCTTTTTGTCTCTTTCCTTGCCTTTGCGGCCGGCGGCTTTCTTCTTCGGCCTTGCCGTGAGAACCCGGAACAGAATACGAAGATAAATTCGGGATGCTTTGGCAAATAAATTCTCAGGAAGGTCGAATACCTGGAACCCGAGCCTGTCGGTTCCCCTATGAATCATAGTGACTCCATAAATAGCCTTGACGGAGCTCGTTTCAGGATCGTTCAGAACCTGCCTCGACAAGGCGGGAAGCGCCGTCTCCATCTCCCGGATCAAGTGGATGATGACGGCCATGGGGGAGGTCGAGCGTCCCGACACCCTGCGCAGCATGTCGTTGTCGAGATGGATCTCGGCGACGGAGTCGCCTTTGCGGATGACCGCGCCTTCCTTCAGCTCCACCTCGGGACCGTTGTACGTCGTCTTGCGGTAGTAAAAGACCGTCCTGTCTCCCGAGCCCCGGACGGCCTTCAGCCGGAATACGAGGTGGAACAGCTTCTCGTACTGCAGCCATGTCCATGCCGCCGCTCGTCCGAGCAGGCCCGGCCTCGCTTCCTTGGCCTTGTCCGTGATCGCCATCATCTCCTCGATTCCGACAAATCGGAAGCCTCGGCGGCTTCCTTCCTCCAGATAGACGGTCAGCGCCTCCAGCATTTGCGCCGGTGCTTCCGCATCCGCGCCGAGAGTGAGTCCGCAGTCGTGCAGCAGCACCACCTCGCCCGGCCTCAGCTTCTTGAGCAGCCGTTCCGTAAGCCGATCGGCATTATCGTGGGCTTTCCAGTCTCCGAAGATGCCGGACCAGAGCACGATTTTGTACTGGCCTTTTTTGGAGAAATCGAACAGGTTCACGATTCCCCACGGCGGGCGGTAGTAGGCCGGCTTCAGCCCGGCTGCCGCTTCGATGATCTCCGCCGTCCGTTGTATCTGCTTCCTCACCGTGGCAGGCCTCATCAGCCAGTTGGTCTTGTGCACGTAGTTATGGATTCCGATCGTATGCCCTTCGTCCCGCATGCGCTGAAGAAGCTCAGGATGCCTCTCCGCATGGGATCCGACGACAAAAAAAGTCGCCTTGGCTCCGTGCCTGGCGAGCAAATCGAGAAGCTTGGGCGTATAAACGGGATCGGGCCCGTCATCGAACGTCAAGGCGATCTCTCGTTCCGTGAGGCCTTTTTTGAACACTCGGAATCCGAACATGCGGCTGACCAGCCCCGGGAGAAAAGCATACAGCGTCAAAAAGTAGAATCCCCAGACAAGCAAATTCTCCATGTTCTTTTCCCCACCATATTCTCTGTATTCTGTCGATTCCGGACACAAGCCTTCCGGAAGTCCATTGAAGTCAACATCCATTGTACCATAGTCCACGGGCAAAAAAAGCCTATCATCTCTAAAACTATAGTACAATACAGACAGAAATATGCTCGTACACCGCTATCTGGAGAAGGAGAACTCGACAGCATGCTGACCTTTTACCGCAAGTACTGGAGGACGGCTTTCGACATCGGCCTGATCGTCCTCACGGTTTACCTGATCATGCTATTATTCAGCTTTTTGTATTCCATCGCAGCCCCGATCTTCCTCTCGCTGCTCATCTTCGTCATCATCGAGCCTTTGGCCAAAGCCTTGAACCGGATCGGCATCAAGAAATCGCTCGCCTCGGCTGTTTCCATCCTGGTTTTCTCCGCGCTCGTTCTCGGCCTGTTTTTTGGAGCCGGCTATATCGTCGTCAAGGAAGCCACCGCGCTTGCGGACAAGCTTCCGGAGTACCAGAGCATGCTCGTCACCAAGGTGAATGCCGGATCGGATTGGCTCAAGGAGCAGGTAGGCGCCCTTCCTCCGGGCTCGGTCGACAAGCTGCAGGAATACGTCGACTCCCTTACCCTGTGGGGACAAAAAGTGGCCAAAGGCTTCCTCTTCAGCGCAGCGGGATACCTGTCCTCGGTCTCCGCCTTTATGTTTAACTTTATCGTCGGAATCATACTCGCTTATTTCCTCAGCATCGAAATCGGCGGCTGGAAAAAAATCGCCCGGGACAAAACGCCCCGGACGTTCAAGAAAGCCTTCGAATTTCTGCGCCTCAACGTCTTCTCAGGCATTACCGCTTATTTGAAGGCCCAGATGAAGCTGATCTCCATCACCTTCCTCGTCGTATTCGTGTCCCTCCTGCTGCTCGGGGTCGACAACGCGCTGACGATATCGGTGCTGGCCGCTGTGTTCGACATCCTGCCGCTCCTCGGGGTTGGAACGGTATTCATCCCCTGGATCATCTACCTGCTGGCTGTCGGGGACTTCAATCTGGCCATCTGGCTGACCATCCTGTTCCTCGTCATCGTGCTCGCCAGGCAGATTCTGGAGCCGCTCATTACCGGGGATACGCTCGGCGTCTCCGCCTTCACGATGCTGGCGTTCATGGTCATCTCCCTGTCGCTGTTCGGCGTCGCCGGCGTCATCCTCTCGCCCGTGCTGCTCATCCTTGTCAAAGCGTTGTACGACCAAGGCTATCTGAGCCGATGGATCACTCCGCCCAAGGATGAATATGATCTGCCGGACTATGGAAGGTCCGATCCGCCAGCAGAGGCGTGAGACCATCGGGGGGGCTCGGCAATCCGCTGGAATGAAGCTTGGCCTTGGCTCGGCCTTGGCTCAACTTTAACTCGCCTTGGCTCGGCCTCAGCTTGGCCGCAGCTCGGCCATTGAAATTCGGCTCGATCTCAGGCGATTCTCGTCAAGGGAGCCGCTCCGCGCCGGAGGCTTCCCAGGCAGCCAGCGTATCCATGACGCTGCCGAACAGCTTCGCCGCCTGGTTCGGGCTCCCCTCCGGCCTGTTCTCGGCCAGCACCGCTACGGCATAACGGGGGCTGCGGACAGGGCCGTAACCGACGAACCATTGATGGTTGCCCTGTCCCGGCCGTCCTGTCTCCGCTGTCCCGGATTTGCCCGCCAGCTGCCAAGACATGCGCTGCAGGGAACGCCCCGTCCCGCCGCTTACGACCGCCTCCATGCCTTTGCGCAGAGCTGCCGCCGTAGCCGGAGCGATGCGGCCGTACGGCGACTCCAGCTCATGGGCCGGCAGCCGGGCAAGCAGCTGCCCGTCGGCATATCGGACTTCTCGGAGCAGCCTCGGCTCGAGGACCTGCCCGCCATGCAGAAGGGTGACCATCAGATTGGCCGCCTGGAGCGGAGACGCCAGCACATCCTGCTGGCCGATTCCAGTCCGGGCAAGCTCGCCTCCCGACAGTTTGCCATTCGCTCCCCTTCGGGAGAACACTTGGCCCGATTCCTCTTCCCACAGAAGCCGCAGCGGCCCCTTGAGAGGCCCTGCGGCTTCTCCGTCCTCCAGGCTCCAGCCTACTCTCTTTCCGAGCCCGAGCCGGTCTGCGGTGATCTGGATCTGGGAGGGGGTCAGCCGCTCGGCGAGCCCGGCAAAAACGATATTGCAGGATTGCGCCAGTCCTTGCCGCAGCGTAACGAGCCCATGGCCTCCCTCTTTCCAGCAGGACAGTCCGTAACGGCCGTATTCGCCGGGACAGAAAAACTTCTCTCCCTCGCTCGTCACGCCTGCCTCCAGCGCCGCCGCTTCCGTAACCAACTTGAAGACCGAGCCGGGAGTGAACGCTTTGACAGCATGATTTTCCGTCCCGGACAGAGTGCCGTCGAGCTTGAGCGGGTCAAAGGAAGGCATCGACACCATCGCAACGATCTCGGCGCTGCGGACATCCAGCACCACGACCGCCCCTTTGGCGAGCCCTTCCAGACGCGCCTTCCTTTCCAGCTCCCGCTGCAAGGGAAGGCTGATGGTCGTGACGGCTTGGAGCGGGTAGAGAGGCGTAGACGGGCGCGTGAGCGTCATGTCCAGCCCCTTGAGCGGAGCCCCTCCTCCGTCCGTGAAATATCGCGCGTAGGACGGGCCCGTTCCCCGCAGCACTTTTTCAAGCGACAGCTCCAGACCCGCTCCACCCGTTCGATCGGAAAGGGCCGCCTTGCCCTGTCGCAGCTGCTTGGCGTACAATTCCCGAATCCGATCCGGGTTCTCGCTGACATAACCGATTGCTTGGATTCCGCTTTCCCCTTCCAGATAACGCGCCCGAACCGGAAGTACCGCTACCCCTTCGATCCGCAGGCCCGCCAGCTCCCGCTCCTGGGAAGCGCTCAGCCGGCGCGGAATTCCCGATCCGGGATCATGCCAGAATTCAGGCGAATTCAGGCCGGACAGCTTCTCTGTCAGCTCCACCCTCCCGATGCCCATGATCCGCGCGAGGACGGAGAGATCGCTTCCCGTTCCCCTGCTCTCCGAAGAAGGCAAGGGGAAAAGCGCAAGCGAGCGATAGGAGAAGCCGGTAAGCGGCAGTCCCGAACGGTCGCGGAAGTCTCCTC encodes:
- a CDS encoding response regulator transcription factor, which gives rise to MKKLLIVDDDREIAELIQIYLSNEGYQTATAHDGEEALALLADGSYHLVVLDIMMPKLSGLEVCRRIRKDHEVPVPILMLSAKAEDMDKIMGLMTGADDYMVKPFNPLELVARVKSLLRRAYQYPKSSQAGGADAEEAVDLGPLRIDKSTHAVVLRADGRQMHLTSTEFAILHLLASHPGRVFSAEDIFQQVWKEKFYESNNTVMVHISKLRDKLEQETGDKFIVTVWGVGYKIEG
- a CDS encoding penicillin-binding transpeptidase domain-containing protein, which translates into the protein MSVRRMRTAACLITIVMLVCMARLAWIDLLPSRHASGSPAGGQRRPAGPLQLHSQSLQLDSGRGDFRDRSGLPLTGFSYRSLALFPLPSSESRGTGSDLSVLARIMGIGRVELTEKLSGLNSPEFWHDPGSGIPRRLSASQERELAGLRIEGVAVLPVRARYLEGESGIQAIGYVSENPDRIRELYAKQLRQGKAALSDRTGGAGLELSLEKVLRGTGPSYARYFTDGGGAPLKGLDMTLTRPSTPLYPLQAVTTISLPLQRELERKARLEGLAKGAVVVLDVRSAEIVAMVSMPSFDPLKLDGTLSGTENHAVKAFTPGSVFKLVTEAAALEAGVTSEGEKFFCPGEYGRYGLSCWKEGGHGLVTLRQGLAQSCNIVFAGLAERLTPSQIQITADRLGLGKRVGWSLEDGEAAGPLKGPLRLLWEEESGQVFSRRGANGKLSGGELARTGIGQQDVLASPLQAANLMVTLLHGGQVLEPRLLREVRYADGQLLARLPAHELESPYGRIAPATAAALRKGMEAVVSGGTGRSLQRMSWQLAGKSGTAETGRPGQGNHQWFVGYGPVRSPRYAVAVLAENRPEGSPNQAAKLFGSVMDTLAAWEASGAERLP
- a CDS encoding anti-sigma factor, whose amino-acid sequence is MTSQPNQPHGKNAECDNVELYAAGALDAAERAAFEEHLEQCAECGAELQELRKLMNLLPLAVDPVDPPEGMKKRVLGAVLGRSDAQEPGLRREAAAARAKVDLPEAAASGSRRTEAGSATKRSADAGSTAWTSSDGSGRRTAAAGGRRPRLVALLAGAAAVMLLVCGTLAQRMDSLGKRNELLSGELEAARQNLVQAQSELQEVMKPSADAAVSQIISLKPVKNMVAKGQAYIVVDAKGTHLIVQASKLPALKDSQAFQVWLIKGDKPVNAGTFKPVNGSGAITFTFKPDSFDQVAITLEPDAFGTAPRGTMVMAGGLKA
- a CDS encoding polysaccharide deacetylase family protein; this translates as MENLLVWGFYFLTLYAFLPGLVSRMFGFRVFKKGLTEREIALTFDDGPDPVYTPKLLDLLARHGAKATFFVVGSHAERHPELLQRMRDEGHTIGIHNYVHKTNWLMRPATVRKQIQRTAEIIEAAAGLKPAYYRPPWGIVNLFDFSKKGQYKIVLWSGIFGDWKAHDNADRLTERLLKKLRPGEVVLLHDCGLTLGADAEAPAQMLEALTVYLEEGSRRGFRFVGIEEMMAITDKAKEARPGLLGRAAAWTWLQYEKLFHLVFRLKAVRGSGDRTVFYYRKTTYNGPEVELKEGAVIRKGDSVAEIHLDNDMLRRVSGRSTSPMAVIIHLIREMETALPALSRQVLNDPETSSVKAIYGVTMIHRGTDRLGFQVFDLPENLFAKASRIYLRILFRVLTARPKKKAAGRKGKERDKKPMTPRMLLMSREDILRHAARTPSASRDADGREAARQPKGSGAVPAAESGASVEPIASGSPSAS
- a CDS encoding copper amine oxidase N-terminal domain-containing protein, with protein sequence MSPIHRFFARPASPGFRKLKPAAAVAAAALIAGAGLLAPVQADAAKELPRIIINGTSYDMNHDPVIEKGRTLVPLRGVFEAMGAQVDWNQFDQSIKATKGTTTIELTVNKTAASINGNKVELDVPARNLSGATMVPLRFVSESLGAYCWYNPDQNLINITDKAASDKS
- a CDS encoding AI-2E family transporter; the encoded protein is MLTFYRKYWRTAFDIGLIVLTVYLIMLLFSFLYSIAAPIFLSLLIFVIIEPLAKALNRIGIKKSLASAVSILVFSALVLGLFFGAGYIVVKEATALADKLPEYQSMLVTKVNAGSDWLKEQVGALPPGSVDKLQEYVDSLTLWGQKVAKGFLFSAAGYLSSVSAFMFNFIVGIILAYFLSIEIGGWKKIARDKTPRTFKKAFEFLRLNVFSGITAYLKAQMKLISITFLVVFVSLLLLGVDNALTISVLAAVFDILPLLGVGTVFIPWIIYLLAVGDFNLAIWLTILFLVIVLARQILEPLITGDTLGVSAFTMLAFMVISLSLFGVAGVILSPVLLILVKALYDQGYLSRWITPPKDEYDLPDYGRSDPPAEA
- a CDS encoding HAMP domain-containing sensor histidine kinase, with product MKDDTIVKDMTVRLLVHLAASAALAVITSALMVIAAERLAVTFPSLRSFAHLMIDQLGDFTLVILALILFLVYLLLLQQRQFRYFRDVSRSVRYIADGHFGYKVPVRQKNELGDLASYINYLVHKLQLSLDEERRAEQTKSELITNVSHDLRTPLTSIIGYLGLIQQDRCRDEVELRHYVSIAYEKSKRLHVLINDLFDYTKMRYETAPQRKLTFNLTELLRQLLLQYRVPLEEAGLDTELRAPADKLMVTGDSDKMVRVFENLLANAIRYGKDGGRVDLIASGSGGEAVVEVVNYGEMIPSIDLPHLFDRFYRVDKARGDGSGGTGLGLAIAKGIVEQHGGTLSAASDPFMTSFQVRLPLAGAAVPQAEKGREATALDAL
- a CDS encoding sigma-70 family RNA polymerase sigma factor; this translates as MSETAWEEQLLQRIAAKDSDALEQLYDRYERPVYAFVYRIVGDVMASEEIVQELFFKVWNHAESFDLNRRTGKVSTWMFTLARNLSIDWIRKRDRRPAASGSEEDWQGVKDPETTEQAAMDRLMAEHVKEALAELNEEQKRVLEWVYYGGYTQQEISELHHIPLGTVKSRVRLALRQLRKSLGEVWREGVRS
- the ilvD gene encoding dihydroxy-acid dehydratase; the protein is MAPKKMRSDMIKKGFDRAPHRSLLRAAGVKEEDFDKPFIAVCNSYIDIIPGHVHLQEFGKVVKEAIREAGGVPFEFNTIGVDDGIAMGHIGMRYSLASREIIADSVETVVNAHWFDGMVCIPNCDKITPGMMMGMLRVNIPSIMVSGGPMKAGRTSDGRAISLTSVFEGVGQFMAGKIDEVGLTELEQFGCPTCGSCSGMFTANSMNCLAEALGLALPGNGSILAVSPERKDFVRESARQLMKLIELDLRPRDIVTAEAIDNAFALDMAMGGSTNTVLHTLAIAHEAGIDYPIARINEVANRVPHLSKLAPASDLHMEDVHDAGGVSAVLNELLRKEGALHTECMTVTGKTIRENVENTEVKRRDVVRPIEDPHSERGGLAVLFGNLAPDGAIIKVGAVDKSVGGYHRGPAICFDSQDAVLEGLSKGLVKEGHVVVIRYEGPKGGPGMPEMLAPTSQIVGMGLGAKVGLITDGRFSGASRGISIGHISPEAADGGPLAFVNDGDIIELDMNNRTIQLEISDEEMAKRRAEWTGFEPKIKRGYLARYSHLVTSASTGGVMRI